The Pricia mediterranea genome includes a window with the following:
- a CDS encoding DUF3810 domain-containing protein has protein sequence MIQSAKNVSLIALNDRLRNGIALGLLPQLLFVFWLSGRPDLVETYYSNGVYPVVSRFFRILFGWIPFSVGEILYTLLIALALGYLFGNRTRIKNRPLSFLRNLVLVFSVFYFTFHLGWALNYHRMPLADRLGIRDSVTPDEVIDLTQRLITKTNRLQFEITGDSAQRVDMPFDRDAILDQTVAGYGRVQGELPFLAYPNPSLKKATLGALASYMGIGGYFNPFTNEAQVNGRTPLFRLPVVTAHEIGHQVGYAKENETNFIGYLVTMKNEDVHFQYSASAYALSHCLSAVRRTDAQKFEKLFAKVNVGVQENYKELYEFNLKYANPFEPVFKSVFSTFLKANRQKDGIKSYSKIVELMVGYHEKFPIFILDENDSYK, from the coding sequence ATGATTCAATCCGCCAAAAATGTAAGTCTTATCGCATTGAACGACAGATTAAGGAACGGTATCGCCTTGGGCCTGCTACCGCAATTGCTTTTTGTTTTTTGGCTCAGCGGCCGGCCCGATCTGGTTGAAACCTACTACAGCAATGGGGTGTATCCTGTAGTCAGTAGGTTTTTCAGGATACTGTTCGGATGGATTCCCTTTTCGGTCGGTGAAATCCTCTACACCCTATTGATCGCATTGGCCCTCGGTTACCTGTTCGGAAACCGTACAAGAATCAAAAATCGCCCATTGTCTTTCCTTCGCAATCTGGTGCTCGTGTTTTCCGTGTTCTACTTTACCTTCCATCTGGGATGGGCACTGAATTACCATCGGATGCCGCTAGCTGATCGGTTGGGTATCCGCGACAGCGTGACCCCTGACGAGGTAATCGACCTGACCCAGCGGCTCATTACAAAAACCAATCGTCTGCAATTTGAAATTACGGGAGATAGTGCCCAAAGGGTGGATATGCCGTTCGACCGAGATGCTATTTTAGACCAGACCGTAGCAGGCTACGGCCGGGTTCAAGGTGAGCTGCCTTTTCTGGCCTACCCGAACCCGAGCCTAAAAAAAGCGACCCTTGGCGCCTTGGCCAGCTATATGGGCATCGGTGGGTACTTCAACCCCTTCACCAACGAGGCCCAGGTCAACGGGCGGACCCCCCTTTTCCGGCTTCCGGTAGTGACCGCCCATGAAATTGGACATCAAGTGGGCTACGCCAAGGAAAACGAAACGAATTTCATAGGCTATCTGGTCACCATGAAGAATGAGGATGTCCATTTTCAATATTCTGCCTCGGCCTATGCCCTGAGCCATTGTCTGAGTGCCGTACGCCGTACCGATGCCCAGAAATTCGAAAAGCTGTTCGCCAAAGTGAACGTGGGCGTACAGGAAAATTATAAAGAACTGTACGAGTTCAACCTGAAATACGCCAATCCCTTTGAGCCCGTCTTTAAATCCGTTTTCAGCACCTTTTTAAAGGCCAACCGCCAAAAAGACGGTATCAAGAGCTACAGCAAGATTGTCGAACTGATGGTCGGGTATCATGAAAAATTTCCTATTTTTATCCTCGACGAAAACGACAGCTACAAATGA
- a CDS encoding amidohydrolase family protein has product MKLRLLVLALLGCVTFSSAQEYFPKNDAVKAENNNYTALTNAKIYVTPTEVVDGGTLLFRKGRVVAIGKSVDLPENTVVVDASGKTVYPSFIDVYSGFGVDKPEKAKSSGRSAEFDASREGFYWNDHIMPENDAVAKFEYDDLVAKTLREAGFGTVNSHIKDGIARGTGVLVSLNGDGNDGDRIIDDRSAQYFSFEKSIAKKQSYPTSLMGAMALLRQMYYDADWYAGGHIDSKDLSLEALNTNKDLVQIFKGGEKGNVIRADGIGDLFGIQYAIVGGGDEYERIDQVKATNAKLILPLNFPDAYDVSDPYASGYVNLEDMRHWNQAPANPKIVADNGISFSFTLHDLDSPADFKDRLMKAIAYGLPETKALEALTTVPAQILGRTEDIGSLKKGSYANFLVTSGPIFDKETILYENWVQGAKNVINDMTLKDIRGEYDLSLSGQSFKLSIKGEAGSPKAEVKQDTAKLESKFNYTDNWMSLSFTTIDGDKSYRLTGLVDPSSDNLSGKAVLPDGGETVFSAVKTSEFSKKDTKKEKDVPEMVAVTYPNVGYGYDAIPKPENILFKNATVWTSEDAGILENTDVLVKDGKISKIGQDLRAGGATTIDATGKHLTAGIIDEHSHIAALAINEAGQNSSAEVKMTDVVDPEDVGIYYALAGGVTSLQLLHGSANPIGGRSAILKLKWGRSADEMIYDNSPKFIKFALGENVKQSNWDSHSRFPQTRMGVEQVFMNYFQRAKEYEAKKKSGEPYRTDEEMETLVEILNGERFISCHSYVQSEINMMMKVAEHFGFTVNTFTHILEGYKVADKMAEHGVGAGTFSDWWAYKYEVNDAIPYNAAIMHNQGVTVAINSDDAEMIRRLNQEAGKIMKYGGLTEEEVWKMVTINPAKLLHLDDRTGSIKEGKDADLVLWSDYPLSVYAKAERTMIEGATYFDIEKDKQQREAVKKERNRLITMMLSEKSEGKKTQKPKQNKKETMHCETGVEVRSMK; this is encoded by the coding sequence ATCAAACTACGATTGCTGGTACTCGCGCTTTTGGGGTGCGTTACCTTTTCTTCAGCGCAGGAATATTTTCCGAAAAACGATGCCGTCAAGGCCGAGAACAATAACTACACCGCCCTTACCAACGCTAAAATTTACGTGACGCCCACCGAGGTGGTCGATGGCGGCACGCTCCTGTTTCGCAAGGGCAGGGTGGTCGCAATCGGCAAATCGGTCGATCTGCCCGAAAATACGGTGGTCGTCGATGCTAGCGGAAAAACCGTTTATCCTTCCTTTATCGATGTCTATTCCGGTTTTGGGGTGGACAAGCCGGAAAAGGCCAAATCGAGCGGACGTTCGGCAGAGTTCGACGCCTCGCGGGAAGGATTCTACTGGAACGACCATATCATGCCCGAGAACGATGCCGTGGCCAAATTCGAATACGACGACCTGGTGGCCAAAACCCTTAGGGAAGCCGGTTTCGGAACTGTCAATTCCCATATTAAGGACGGTATCGCACGGGGCACCGGGGTGCTGGTTTCCCTGAACGGCGATGGAAACGATGGCGACCGCATTATCGACGACCGCTCCGCCCAGTATTTTTCCTTTGAAAAAAGTATCGCCAAAAAGCAATCCTATCCCACCTCCTTGATGGGGGCCATGGCCCTGTTGCGCCAAATGTATTATGACGCCGATTGGTACGCTGGGGGGCACATTGATTCCAAAGATCTCTCGCTTGAAGCCTTGAACACGAACAAAGACCTCGTTCAAATTTTCAAAGGCGGCGAGAAGGGCAATGTGATCCGGGCGGACGGGATCGGAGACCTTTTCGGAATACAATACGCCATCGTCGGTGGGGGCGATGAATATGAGCGGATCGACCAGGTCAAGGCGACCAACGCCAAACTGATCTTGCCCTTGAATTTTCCCGATGCCTACGATGTTTCCGACCCCTATGCCTCCGGATATGTCAATTTGGAGGATATGCGGCACTGGAACCAAGCCCCGGCCAATCCCAAAATAGTGGCGGACAACGGAATTTCTTTTTCGTTTACCCTACACGACTTGGATTCCCCAGCTGATTTTAAGGACAGGCTGATGAAAGCCATTGCATACGGACTCCCCGAAACCAAAGCCTTGGAGGCACTGACCACGGTACCCGCACAGATCCTTGGGAGAACGGAAGATATCGGATCCCTGAAAAAGGGCAGCTACGCCAACTTTTTGGTCACTTCAGGCCCTATTTTCGACAAGGAAACCATACTCTATGAAAACTGGGTGCAAGGTGCCAAGAACGTAATCAACGATATGACCTTAAAGGATATCCGAGGGGAATATGACCTGTCCCTTTCCGGCCAAAGCTTCAAACTTTCTATTAAGGGAGAAGCTGGTAGCCCCAAAGCGGAAGTCAAGCAGGATACCGCAAAATTGGAGTCCAAATTCAACTATACCGACAACTGGATGTCGCTATCCTTCACTACCATAGACGGGGATAAAAGTTACCGTTTAACGGGACTCGTCGATCCATCTTCCGATAATCTGAGCGGCAAGGCCGTGCTTCCCGATGGCGGCGAAACGGTTTTTTCTGCGGTCAAGACATCCGAATTCTCTAAAAAGGATACAAAGAAAGAAAAGGATGTCCCCGAAATGGTGGCGGTGACCTATCCCAATGTCGGCTATGGCTACGATGCCATCCCCAAGCCGGAGAACATCCTCTTTAAAAATGCCACGGTCTGGACGAGCGAGGATGCGGGCATCCTGGAAAACACAGACGTGCTGGTGAAGGACGGAAAAATTTCGAAAATTGGGCAGGACCTGCGTGCCGGCGGCGCCACGACCATCGATGCGACTGGTAAACATTTGACGGCCGGTATCATTGATGAGCACAGTCATATTGCGGCCTTGGCGATCAACGAGGCGGGACAGAACTCTTCCGCCGAGGTGAAGATGACCGACGTGGTCGATCCCGAGGACGTCGGAATCTATTATGCCCTGGCAGGCGGGGTCACATCCCTACAGCTCCTGCACGGATCGGCCAATCCCATTGGAGGGCGTTCGGCTATCCTAAAACTAAAGTGGGGCCGGAGCGCCGATGAAATGATCTATGACAATTCGCCCAAGTTCATCAAGTTCGCCCTGGGCGAGAACGTAAAACAGAGCAATTGGGACAGCCACAGCCGTTTTCCCCAGACCCGGATGGGCGTGGAGCAGGTGTTTATGAACTACTTTCAGCGGGCCAAGGAATACGAGGCCAAAAAGAAAAGTGGCGAGCCCTATCGTACCGATGAGGAAATGGAAACCTTGGTCGAAATACTCAACGGCGAGCGGTTTATCTCCTGCCACAGTTACGTACAGAGCGAAATCAACATGATGATGAAGGTCGCCGAACATTTTGGGTTTACGGTCAATACCTTTACCCATATTCTGGAGGGTTACAAAGTCGCCGACAAGATGGCAGAGCACGGGGTAGGGGCCGGTACCTTCAGCGACTGGTGGGCCTACAAGTACGAGGTGAACGATGCGATTCCCTATAACGCCGCCATCATGCACAATCAGGGGGTGACCGTGGCCATCAACAGTGATGACGCCGAAATGATCCGACGCTTGAACCAAGAGGCGGGCAAAATCATGAAATATGGAGGATTGACCGAGGAAGAGGTCTGGAAAATGGTGACCATCAATCCCGCTAAACTGCTTCATCTCGATGACCGTACCGGGAGCATCAAAGAAGGTAAGGATGCCGACCTGGTTTTGTGGAGCGATTATCCGCTGTCCGTTTACGCCAAGGCGGAAAGGACCATGATCGAAGGGGCTACCTATTTCGATATCGAAAAGGATAAACAGCAGCGGGAAGCCGTTAAGAAAGAGCGCAACCGACTCATAACTATGATGTTAAGTGAAAAGTCGGAGGGCAAGAAAACCCAGAAACCCAAGCAAAACAAGAAGGAAACCATGCACTGTGAGACTGGGGTCGAAGTACGAAGTATGAAATAA
- a CDS encoding amidohydrolase: MKNTIQYIGVALFCAFFGTAQQAPAPAQTGTVVIEGATAHLGNGEVIENSLIIFEEGKLSFVGPATTKIARKGTQIKGEGKHVYPGFIAPSTSLGLIEINAVRATDDQDELGEMIPHVRSLIAYNAESKVVESMRPNGVLLGQITPMGGRISGTSSIVQFDAWNWEDAAVKVDDGIHLRWPNTFRQGKWWQGEERGYHQNEEYQEQVTKVEVFLKNARAYGDGAGEGLNPAFAAMQGTFDGSQKLYVYADGEKEIIDAITLAKDSGVKNVVLVGGYHAYKITDFLKENDIPVLVQFTHNLPVFEDEDYDLPYKLPKLLVDAGLLVGLQNGEASNFQTRNLAFYAGQLVGQGMDKENALKLITGNSATILGIDENYGTLAQGKSATLFVSEGDALDMRGNRLTHAFIDGREISLETHQTELWKRYSEKYETGK; the protein is encoded by the coding sequence ATGAAAAATACGATTCAATATATAGGAGTAGCGCTGTTCTGCGCATTTTTCGGCACCGCACAACAGGCGCCAGCTCCCGCCCAGACCGGGACAGTGGTGATCGAAGGGGCGACCGCCCATTTGGGTAACGGGGAGGTCATCGAAAACTCCCTGATCATCTTCGAAGAGGGGAAGTTGAGTTTCGTGGGGCCTGCTACCACTAAAATAGCCAGAAAGGGAACCCAGATAAAGGGTGAGGGCAAGCATGTGTACCCAGGGTTTATCGCTCCGAGCACTTCATTGGGACTCATTGAGATCAATGCGGTACGGGCCACCGACGACCAAGACGAGCTGGGCGAGATGATTCCACATGTCCGGAGCCTGATTGCCTACAACGCGGAATCGAAGGTCGTAGAATCCATGCGTCCCAACGGCGTATTGCTCGGGCAAATAACGCCCATGGGCGGACGCATATCCGGCACATCCTCTATCGTGCAGTTCGATGCCTGGAACTGGGAAGACGCCGCAGTCAAGGTCGATGACGGAATTCATTTGCGATGGCCGAACACTTTTCGCCAAGGAAAATGGTGGCAAGGCGAGGAGCGGGGCTACCACCAGAACGAAGAATACCAGGAACAGGTAACGAAAGTCGAAGTGTTCCTGAAAAATGCCAGAGCGTACGGCGATGGGGCCGGGGAGGGTTTGAATCCCGCTTTCGCCGCCATGCAAGGCACGTTTGACGGCTCCCAAAAATTATACGTGTACGCCGATGGAGAAAAGGAAATCATCGATGCCATTACCCTAGCGAAAGATTCAGGCGTGAAAAATGTCGTTTTAGTCGGGGGGTACCACGCCTATAAGATTACCGATTTTTTAAAGGAAAACGATATTCCCGTACTCGTGCAGTTCACCCACAACCTGCCCGTTTTTGAGGATGAGGACTACGACCTGCCCTATAAGTTGCCCAAGCTTCTGGTCGATGCGGGACTTTTGGTCGGTCTGCAGAACGGGGAAGCCTCTAACTTCCAGACCAGGAACCTGGCCTTCTACGCAGGGCAACTCGTAGGACAAGGAATGGATAAGGAAAACGCGCTGAAATTGATCACCGGTAACTCGGCCACGATTTTAGGTATCGACGAGAATTATGGCACGTTGGCCCAAGGCAAGAGTGCGACCCTCTTTGTATCGGAAGGCGATGCGCTCGATATGCGGGGCAACCGGTTGACCCACGCCTTTATCGACGGCCGCGAAATTTCCCTGGAAACCCATCAGACCGAGCTTTGGAAGCGGTATTCGGAGAAGTATGAGACCGGGAAATAG